In Anaerobacillus isosaccharinicus, one genomic interval encodes:
- a CDS encoding transposase: MIDQNSQYNQLPNELDSVFSELEMSKHLRKAGIKKSFGFSCSYLFQLIFCLIFQHKNWYTLLDSKKADKFPAKDSVYRFLNQSTFNWRRFLLLLSTFTIKKVSRLTDKSRPKVFVFDDSAYDRNRSKKVELLARCFDHASLKMRFYKGFRMLTMGWSDGHTFMPIDFSLVSSKTSQINGISEHIDKRTCGYKRRENALQTLPEQIPDMIRRALDSGIEASYVLMDSWFTLPPLVKNIVDQGLDVIGMVKETKQRYNVSGEMVSLKQLYRLAGPVQSRKGILRSIHTTMANGTPIKVVFIRNRNKKSEWLAILSTDRTLSEQEIVRIYGMRWDIEVFFKTAKSLLKLEKEFQSRSYDALISHTTIVFARFIVLSWQNRCNTDQRTIGGLFYELCDEVNELDWAVALQQLIELLQDALEQTNKKIKKLIQSQLEQWISGLPNYIKAYLPISLCES; this comes from the coding sequence ATGATAGACCAAAATAGCCAATACAATCAACTGCCAAATGAACTTGATTCTGTTTTTTCTGAGCTGGAAATGTCTAAACATCTACGCAAGGCTGGAATTAAAAAGTCCTTTGGTTTCAGCTGTTCTTACTTATTTCAACTCATTTTTTGTTTGATATTTCAACATAAAAATTGGTACACCCTTCTTGATTCAAAGAAGGCAGATAAGTTTCCTGCCAAGGATTCTGTCTATCGTTTTTTAAATCAATCAACATTTAATTGGCGCCGTTTCTTACTGCTATTAAGCACCTTTACAATTAAGAAAGTGAGTCGCCTTACTGACAAAAGTCGTCCAAAAGTGTTCGTTTTTGATGATTCTGCTTATGATCGAAATCGTAGTAAAAAGGTTGAATTACTTGCACGTTGTTTTGACCATGCCTCTCTTAAAATGCGTTTCTATAAGGGGTTCCGTATGTTGACTATGGGGTGGTCTGACGGGCATACATTTATGCCGATTGACTTTTCCTTGGTCAGTTCCAAAACGTCACAAATCAATGGAATCTCCGAACATATAGACAAACGCACATGCGGTTATAAACGTCGGGAAAATGCCCTACAAACTTTGCCTGAACAAATCCCAGACATGATCAGACGTGCGTTAGATAGTGGAATAGAAGCCAGTTATGTCCTCATGGATTCTTGGTTTACTTTGCCACCACTTGTCAAAAACATTGTTGATCAAGGATTAGACGTGATTGGCATGGTCAAAGAAACAAAACAGCGTTACAACGTAAGCGGAGAAATGGTTTCATTAAAACAGCTTTACCGCCTAGCTGGACCCGTTCAATCAAGGAAAGGAATACTTCGTTCCATTCATACAACTATGGCTAATGGAACACCAATTAAAGTTGTATTTATTCGAAATAGAAACAAGAAAAGCGAATGGCTAGCCATCCTCAGCACCGATCGCACTCTTTCCGAACAAGAAATCGTTCGAATCTATGGAATGCGTTGGGATATTGAGGTTTTCTTTAAGACGGCCAAATCACTCTTAAAACTTGAAAAAGAGTTTCAAAGCCGTTCATATGATGCGCTTATAAGCCATACAACTATTGTCTTTGCTCGTTTTATCGTGCTATCTTGGCAAAACCGCTGTAACACCGACCAACGTACGATTGGAGGTCTTTTTTACGAGCTATGTGACGAAGTCAATGAACTTGATTGGGCTGTTGCTTTACAGCAGCTAATCGAGCTTCTTCAAGATGCGCTTGAACAAACAAATAAGAAAATCAAAAAGTTAATACAAAGTCAACTGGAGCAGTGGATCTCAGGCCTACCTAATTATATCAAGGCTTATTTGCCGATTTCACTCTGCGAAAGTTGA
- the pssA gene encoding CDP-diacylglycerol--serine O-phosphatidyltransferase — protein MYLRRSLPNILTLGNIYCGFLSIGYAASGQFRNAAILIIIGMMLDAMDGRVARMLGVESELGKELDSLADVVTFGVAPSFLVYYTTFMNLGVLGFAIAGLFPLFGAYRLARFNVSKDKSSLQYFIGVPITAAGGILAILTLFGNLIPSVIITVIFTGLCFLMVSRVRIPSLKSVPLPKYGTIVSLFLGVMLFIIYRESYASFPYLIYIATPIYIAYLTYRFVKIKR, from the coding sequence ATGTACTTAAGACGATCTCTCCCTAACATACTAACGTTAGGTAATATTTACTGCGGCTTTTTATCGATTGGCTATGCTGCATCCGGACAATTTCGCAATGCCGCTATTTTAATTATTATCGGCATGATGCTTGATGCCATGGATGGCCGTGTGGCAAGGATGCTAGGGGTCGAAAGTGAACTAGGTAAGGAACTTGATTCATTAGCAGACGTTGTCACCTTTGGTGTGGCACCATCATTTTTAGTTTATTACACAACATTCATGAACTTAGGAGTTTTAGGTTTTGCCATTGCTGGGCTATTCCCTCTCTTTGGTGCTTACCGATTAGCGCGCTTTAACGTAAGTAAAGATAAATCCTCTCTGCAATACTTTATTGGTGTCCCAATAACCGCAGCAGGAGGAATACTAGCCATACTTACATTGTTCGGAAATTTAATCCCTAGTGTTATCATTACGGTTATTTTTACTGGCCTTTGTTTTCTGATGGTAAGCAGGGTACGAATACCAAGCCTTAAAAGTGTTCCTCTGCCTAAATACGGAACCATTGTGTCCTTGTTTTTAGGGGTTATGTTGTTCATTATTTACAGGGAGTCATATGCGAGCTTCCCTTACCTAATCTATATTGCAACACCAATTTATATCGCTTACCTAACCTATCGCTTTGTAAAAATTAAGCGGTGA